The Caldisericia bacterium DNA window TTGCCTTTCTCTCCAAGTATCTTCCTTGTTTCAGCTCCCGATGCAGGTGCAAAGAGTATTCCGAGAACAAAGCCTATTATAGCACCAGTAATTAAGCCTCCAACAAAGTTTCCATCGTTTCTTTCACTCATTTCTTCTTACCTCCTTTCTTTGCAAAAGATTGATATATCTCAATTCCCTTTTTAATTCCCAAAATCAGGGGAAGATACTTCCCTATGGTTGAAAGGGTTTTTCCTCCCTGAGAATAGAGAAGGAAGGGTGTTATTTGAGATACAATATTTGATATATTTTTTATATTTCTAAGGGTAGATTCTGCCTCCTTTATTGTTTTATTAAGTCCTGGCTTCATCTCCTTTACAAGTTTTGACACCTCATCAGTTAACTCAGAAACCTTCCTTGTTATCTCCTTAAGATATACGCCGAGAAAAACAAGGATCAGTATTATGAGTATTGAATTAATAATTGATAATGTCAAAACTACATAAACCCACGCACTCATTTGAACAACTCACTTATAGAGGAATGTGTTTGAATTCTCTTTATTGCCTCTCCTATTAGGGGAGCAACTGAGAGAATCTTTAATTTCCCACACACATTACCATTTGGAACTTTAACTGTATCTGTAACAACTATCTCCTCTATTGGAGAATCACATACCCTTGGAAGGGATTCCTTACAGAAAATTCCGTGCGTTGCTGCTGCAAATACTCTTTTTACTCCCCTTTCTATAAGAATCTCTGTTGCATTTAGGAGAGTTCCACCTGTATATATCCCATCATCAATAATTATCGCATTCTTACCCTTTACATCCCCAATTAGATCCATCCTTGCCACCTCATCAGGTTTTATCCTCCTCTTTGCAAAAATTGCAATGGGAGCATTTAATCTCTCTGCAAGATACCTTGCCCTCGCAACACCACCAACATCTGGAGAAACAACAACCACATCACTTAGATTTTTACCCTTAAAGTAGTCAACAAAGATTGGAAGAGCTGTGAGATTGTCAGAAGGAATATCAAAAAATCCCTGTATTTGTCCTGCATGAAGATCTATTGCTACAAATCTTGTGGCGCCTGAGGCAACAATCAGATTTGCCATAAGTTTTGCACTTATGGGTTCTCTACCTCTTGTCTTCCTATCCTGTCTTGCATAGCCATAGTAGGGAGTTATGGCGCATATATTTTCAGCAGAAGCCCTTTTTAAGGCATCAAGAACAATGAATAACTCCATGTAGTTATCTGATGGAGGAGGTGTAGATTGGATTAAATAGACATTCTTTCCTCTAACATTCTCATTGATAATGACCTTTATTTCCCCATCAGCAAACCTACCTACCTCTATATCTCCCAAGGAGATACCTAAATATTCACAAACCTTTCTCGCAAGTTCAGGATTGGCATTTCCAGTAAAGACTTTAAAATCATCATTCATCTTTCTTCACCCATCCTTCTTTATTAATTTGTCTTGCCCTTCCAAGGGCAAGAGAGTAAGGAGGCACATCCTCTGTAATAACAGAGCCAGCCCCAGTGTAAGCACCTTTTCTTATAAACAAACCACCCTCCTTTGCAACAAGTATTGAATCAGAACCAATAAAAACATCATCCTCTATAAT harbors:
- a CDS encoding YtxH domain-containing protein; this encodes MSERNDGNFVGGLITGAIIGFVLGILFAPASGAETRKILGEKGKELLQKGKELLQGEAVEIEEE
- a CDS encoding ribose-phosphate pyrophosphokinase, producing the protein MNDDFKVFTGNANPELARKVCEYLGISLGDIEVGRFADGEIKVIINENVRGKNVYLIQSTPPPSDNYMELFIVLDALKRASAENICAITPYYGYARQDRKTRGREPISAKLMANLIVASGATRFVAIDLHAGQIQGFFDIPSDNLTALPIFVDYFKGKNLSDVVVVSPDVGGVARARYLAERLNAPIAIFAKRRIKPDEVARMDLIGDVKGKNAIIIDDGIYTGGTLLNATEILIERGVKRVFAAATHGIFCKESLPRVCDSPIEEIVVTDTVKVPNGNVCGKLKILSVAPLIGEAIKRIQTHSSISELFK